A genomic window from Gossypium hirsutum isolate 1008001.06 chromosome D10, Gossypium_hirsutum_v2.1, whole genome shotgun sequence includes:
- the LOC107915602 gene encoding uncharacterized protein, translating to MDDLDCTSEQMLKEYKAEFLRLSHYARGIVATEYECCVRFEDGLRDELRLLIAPQRERDFAALVEKVKIVEDMKRSECQNRERDRSKFKKDSEPSIFSKRPKKKARFDGPVRAGVSVARPQPCSKCGRHHLGECWKKIGVCFRCGSKEHQGPDCPQRPTQMQAAGQGFVQPIRGGQQPPRGRGQVRGENGVGRRRGTYGRGVGNIETRQPILVITGMFLIHNVPYTALIDIGFTHSYIACTVSGT from the exons atggatgacctcgactgcacTTCTGAGCAAATGCTAAAAG AATATAAGGCAGAGTTCCTACGACTGAGTCATTATGCACGGGGGATAGTGGCAACTGAGTATGAATGTTGTGtgcgatttgaagacggactccgGGATGAGTTGCGACTcctgatagctccgcagagggagcgagattttgctgccCTAGTTGAAAAAGTGAAAATCGTCGAGGATATGAAGCGCTCTGAGTGCCAGAATCGTGAGAGAGATAGGAGCAAGTTTAAGAAAGATTCTGAGCCCTCAATTTTTTCTAAAAGGCCTAAAAAGAAGGCCAGGTTTGATGGGCCAGTCAGAGCTGGGGTTTCTGTTGCAAGACCTCAGCCTTGTTCTAAATGTGGGAGACATCATCTGGGTGAGTGTTGGAAGAAGATTGGGGtatgtttcagatgtgggtctaaggagcatcaaGGTCCAGATTGTCCTCAGAGGCCTACTCAGATGCAAGCTGCAGGTCAGGGTTTTGTTCAACCAATAAGAGGTGGTCAGCAACCACCGAGAGGCCGTGGGCAGGTTAGAGGTGAAAATGGTGTGGGACGACGTCGTGGAACGTATGGCAGAGGGGTTGGTAACATTGAGACGAGGCAACCAATACTGGTTATAACTGGTATGTTCCtaattcataatgtaccttacactgctttgattgatataGGGTTTACGCATTCATACATTGCATGCACTGTGTCTGGCACCTAG